One window of the Chitinophaga niabensis genome contains the following:
- a CDS encoding 4-alpha-glucanotransferase produces the protein MTLHLYVRFSSAWGQELYVAVCHDQGETKLLMEYYNAIYWRLTIQVDDPAVFRYRYYLGTLAERNARTIYCFPSDKELTVRDIWIWPGMVENAWLTAPFSEVFFKRETIALPSPALYTFRVHAPLLKATATVYIIGNIPELGAWNVKQAIPLTYTAEGDFITLADIPRGVLIEYKYGKREGEQFIYEEGENRVLFTGEFNIHGRTIIHDGFARFNVTHWKGAGVAVPVFSLRSEKGLGIGEFADLKLLADWAAATGQRILQLLPVNDTTVNYSWTDSYPYAAISAFALHPAYIHLPAAGKVKQYKEHQAKLNELPSLDYEQVIRIKMEVLKELFTAFKPDSTYHTWAAANQHWLEPYARFSCERDMKLTGQPTEAAFYFFIQYQLHNQLLDAVNYAHSKGVVIKGDLPIGVFLQSVEVKEAPELFNVNVQAGAPPDDFSVKGQNWGFPVYNWAEMAATGYSWWKERLAHMALYFSAFRIDHILGFFRIWQIPRDTFDGLLGYFDPAIPFTIDELRAAGIPFDRSRYCQPYITDPILYNTFSDATPAVKGIYFEPNGDGTFRLQAPYTTQQSVAEEPDPFIRQGLLDLITNVLFLEPVEGEFHPRFHMHLTSSFEALEPAVQHKLRKLSDQYFFHRHNALWEQEALKKLPVLQQATDMLVCGEDLGMVPHCVPGVMQLLGILSLEVQRMPKRGDSTLASAPYLSVVTPSTHDMSTIREWAEENYDTLVEEHLQSPAMWCILQLQDWLALDESLPRTAPEEERINVPAVSPWYWRYRMPLSLEALLKAEGLTTTIRRMISMAGRG, from the coding sequence ATGACGCTTCACTTGTATGTTCGTTTTTCATCTGCCTGGGGGCAGGAGCTCTATGTAGCTGTTTGCCATGACCAGGGGGAAACGAAGTTATTGATGGAGTATTACAATGCCATTTACTGGCGGCTGACCATCCAGGTGGATGACCCGGCTGTATTCCGTTACAGGTATTACCTGGGAACGCTGGCAGAAAGAAATGCCCGTACTATTTATTGCTTCCCTTCTGATAAAGAACTAACGGTAAGGGATATCTGGATATGGCCTGGTATGGTAGAGAATGCCTGGTTAACCGCTCCCTTTAGTGAGGTGTTCTTTAAACGGGAAACTATTGCACTTCCTTCGCCTGCACTGTATACTTTCAGGGTACATGCTCCTTTGTTAAAAGCAACAGCAACTGTTTATATCATCGGTAACATTCCGGAGCTGGGCGCATGGAATGTAAAACAGGCTATTCCTTTAACTTATACGGCAGAAGGTGATTTTATAACCCTGGCAGATATTCCCCGTGGTGTATTGATCGAGTATAAGTATGGAAAAAGGGAAGGTGAGCAATTCATCTATGAGGAAGGAGAGAACCGGGTGTTGTTCACCGGTGAATTCAATATACATGGCCGTACTATTATCCATGACGGGTTTGCAAGGTTCAACGTAACACACTGGAAAGGCGCGGGTGTTGCAGTGCCGGTGTTTTCACTTCGTTCTGAAAAGGGATTAGGCATCGGGGAGTTTGCTGATCTGAAATTACTGGCGGACTGGGCGGCAGCTACCGGCCAGCGCATCCTGCAACTGTTGCCGGTGAATGATACCACCGTGAATTACAGCTGGACGGATTCTTATCCTTACGCCGCTATTTCCGCATTTGCATTACATCCTGCGTATATTCATTTACCCGCTGCAGGTAAAGTAAAACAGTACAAAGAGCACCAGGCAAAACTGAACGAACTGCCTTCGCTGGATTATGAGCAGGTAATCCGCATTAAGATGGAAGTGCTGAAAGAGTTGTTCACTGCGTTTAAACCAGATAGCACTTACCATACCTGGGCAGCAGCCAATCAACATTGGCTGGAACCTTATGCCCGCTTCAGTTGTGAGCGGGATATGAAACTTACTGGCCAGCCAACGGAAGCAGCTTTTTATTTCTTCATTCAATATCAGTTGCATAACCAGTTACTGGATGCCGTTAACTATGCACACAGCAAAGGAGTGGTTATCAAAGGTGATCTGCCGATAGGTGTGTTCCTCCAAAGTGTGGAGGTAAAAGAAGCACCGGAACTCTTTAATGTAAATGTGCAGGCAGGCGCACCGCCGGATGATTTTTCGGTAAAGGGGCAGAACTGGGGATTTCCTGTATACAACTGGGCGGAGATGGCAGCAACAGGGTATAGCTGGTGGAAGGAAAGACTGGCGCACATGGCATTGTATTTCTCTGCTTTCCGTATTGATCATATCCTTGGGTTCTTCCGCATCTGGCAAATACCCCGCGATACTTTTGACGGATTACTGGGATACTTTGATCCTGCCATCCCTTTTACCATAGATGAATTGCGGGCGGCAGGCATTCCATTCGACCGTTCCCGTTATTGCCAGCCTTATATCACAGATCCGATCCTTTATAATACTTTCAGCGATGCCACGCCTGCTGTAAAGGGCATTTACTTTGAACCGAACGGCGATGGTACTTTCCGGCTACAAGCCCCTTACACTACCCAACAGTCGGTGGCGGAAGAGCCGGATCCCTTTATCCGCCAGGGATTACTGGACCTGATCACGAATGTGTTATTCCTTGAACCGGTGGAAGGCGAATTCCATCCCCGTTTCCATATGCACCTCACCTCTTCTTTTGAAGCACTGGAACCTGCTGTGCAGCACAAACTCCGGAAGTTATCTGATCAGTATTTTTTCCACCGTCATAACGCGCTTTGGGAACAGGAGGCGCTGAAGAAATTACCGGTGTTGCAACAGGCTACGGATATGCTGGTTTGCGGGGAAGACCTTGGTATGGTACCGCATTGTGTACCGGGTGTGATGCAGTTACTGGGGATCCTCAGCCTGGAAGTGCAGCGTATGCCCAAGCGGGGAGACAGTACGCTGGCATCCGCTCCCTATCTTTCTGTTGTAACACCTTCCACGCACGATATGAGCACGATCCGCGAGTGGGCAGAAGAGAATTATGATACACTGGTTGAAGAACATTTACAGTCACCTGCTATGTGGTGTATTCTGCAGCTGCAGGACTGGCTGGCGCTGGATGAAAGCCTTCCCCGGACAGCGCCTGAGGAAGAGCGGATCAATGTTCCTGCTGTTTCTCCCTGGTACTGGCGCTACCGCATGCCACTCAGCCTGGAAGCGCTGCTGAAAGCAGAGGGACTTACAACAACCATTCGCAGGATGATCAGTATGGCAGGAAGGGGTTAG
- a CDS encoding cellulase family glycosylhydrolase translates to MKTHLSFKLLLSLCLLLVTNILRAQTPVAQNGQLQVIGLKLCNQYGNPIQLRGMSTHGIQWYGWGSCLTEASLDALAYDWGADILRISLYVQEGGYDTDPAGFTAQVSRLIDEATERGMYALVDWHQLTPGDPNANLAKAKTFFTAIANQHKNKNNIIYDVCNEPNGVTWARIKTYADQIIPVIRAIDSDAVILVGTHAWGSMGISDGRSAQDIVSNPLSFTNIMYTFHFYAKSHGSVYLNELNWASDRLPVFVTEFGSQEASGDGPNDFTMTQQYIDLMRNKKISWTNWNYSDDNRSGAVWLSGTCSAGPWATARLKPAGTWIRQRILSPADDFPGGGNQLPTVSITSPSNGATFTAPASVTIDATAADTDGTISKVEFFQGTTKLGEDLNSPYSFSWTNVGAGTYSLTAKATDNSNGTKTSTPVSITVQGAPGCTPVSASGDDGNVPANVLDNNLATRWSANGDGQWIQFCLNNIVTVTGVKIAFYNGNTRSSNFDIQVSTDGTSFTNVATGLSSSGTSTALETFNFAAASAKWVRIVGHGNSVNAWNSYTEVQVVQQTSPPCVPASASTDDGNVPANVLDNDLNTRWSASGNPQWIQLCLSTTQTVSGVQIAFYNGNVRTSNFDIQVSTNGTSFTNVATGLNSSGTTTALETFNFSPQSAKYVRIVGHGNSVNAWNSYTEIKVLNGSSFVARIAKTEEAAPEIELTTAPNPFTQQTTVSFDLKAAGKTRLAVYDINGKVVAVLVNGNLPAGKHTIPFKCAETPAGSYILQLQHGGKSVSRKLQKL, encoded by the coding sequence ATGAAAACACATTTATCCTTTAAGCTATTGCTGTCTTTGTGCCTGTTATTGGTAACCAATATCCTCCGGGCGCAAACACCTGTTGCGCAGAACGGACAATTACAGGTGATCGGTCTTAAGTTATGTAATCAGTATGGTAACCCAATTCAGTTGCGTGGTATGAGTACACACGGCATCCAGTGGTATGGATGGGGGAGTTGTTTAACAGAAGCTTCGCTGGATGCACTGGCATATGATTGGGGTGCGGATATCCTGCGCATTTCCCTGTATGTGCAGGAAGGTGGTTATGATACCGATCCGGCGGGTTTCACTGCACAGGTGAGCCGTTTGATCGATGAAGCCACAGAGCGGGGCATGTATGCGCTGGTAGACTGGCATCAGCTAACACCCGGCGATCCCAATGCCAACCTCGCTAAAGCGAAAACGTTCTTCACCGCTATTGCCAATCAGCACAAGAACAAGAACAACATCATTTACGATGTATGTAATGAGCCGAACGGGGTTACCTGGGCAAGGATCAAAACCTATGCAGATCAGATCATTCCTGTGATCCGTGCAATCGACAGTGATGCGGTGATCCTGGTAGGTACACATGCATGGGGCTCTATGGGTATTTCCGATGGTCGTTCCGCACAGGATATTGTGAGCAATCCTTTGAGCTTTACCAATATCATGTACACTTTTCACTTTTATGCAAAGTCTCACGGCAGTGTGTACTTAAATGAACTGAACTGGGCATCAGACCGCCTGCCGGTGTTTGTAACAGAGTTTGGTTCACAGGAAGCCAGTGGCGATGGCCCCAACGACTTCACGATGACGCAGCAGTACATTGACCTGATGCGTAACAAAAAGATCAGCTGGACTAACTGGAACTATTCTGATGATAACCGTTCCGGTGCGGTATGGCTTAGCGGAACCTGCTCTGCAGGCCCATGGGCCACAGCCCGTCTGAAACCTGCGGGTACCTGGATCCGTCAGCGGATACTAAGTCCTGCAGATGATTTCCCCGGTGGTGGTAATCAACTGCCTACTGTAAGTATTACTTCACCTTCCAACGGCGCCACCTTTACCGCACCTGCATCTGTTACTATTGATGCCACTGCTGCGGATACAGATGGTACCATTTCCAAAGTGGAATTCTTCCAGGGCACCACTAAACTGGGAGAAGATCTGAACAGCCCATATTCTTTCAGCTGGACAAATGTGGGAGCAGGTACTTATAGTCTTACTGCAAAAGCAACAGATAATTCCAATGGAACTAAAACGTCAACACCTGTAAGCATCACTGTACAAGGTGCTCCGGGCTGCACGCCTGTTTCTGCGAGTGGAGATGATGGCAATGTGCCGGCGAATGTGCTGGATAATAACCTGGCTACCCGCTGGTCTGCCAATGGAGACGGGCAATGGATCCAGTTCTGTTTAAATAATATTGTAACCGTAACGGGTGTGAAGATTGCATTTTATAATGGCAATACGCGCAGTTCCAATTTTGATATACAGGTTTCAACGGACGGTACTTCTTTCACGAATGTAGCTACCGGTTTGAGCAGCAGCGGAACTTCCACGGCGCTGGAGACCTTTAACTTTGCTGCGGCATCCGCCAAGTGGGTACGCATTGTAGGGCATGGTAACAGTGTAAATGCCTGGAACAGTTATACGGAAGTACAGGTGGTACAGCAAACTTCACCTCCCTGTGTACCTGCCTCTGCAAGTACAGACGATGGCAATGTGCCGGCGAATGTACTGGATAATGATCTCAACACCCGCTGGTCTGCCTCCGGTAACCCGCAGTGGATCCAGCTTTGCTTGAGCACCACACAAACCGTATCCGGTGTGCAGATCGCTTTCTATAATGGCAATGTGCGCACGTCCAATTTTGACATACAGGTTTCAACGAATGGTACTTCTTTTACCAATGTAGCCACCGGCTTGAACAGCAGTGGTACTACCACGGCCCTGGAAACATTTAACTTCTCCCCGCAGTCCGCCAAATATGTGCGCATTGTAGGGCATGGTAACAGCGTGAATGCCTGGAACAGTTATACGGAAATAAAAGTACTGAACGGCAGCAGCTTTGTTGCCCGCATCGCTAAAACAGAAGAGGCTGCACCGGAAATTGAATTAACTACTGCCCCTAATCCATTCACACAACAAACCACCGTGAGCTTTGACCTGAAAGCTGCGGGTAAGACCAGGCTGGCTGTATATGATATTAACGGCAAGGTGGTGGCAGTACTGGTGAACGGGAACTTACCAGCCGGTAAACATACCATTCCCTTCAAGTGTGCGGAAACACCAGCAGGATCATATATCCTCCAGTTGCAACATGGCGGAAAGTCTGTTTCCAGGAAATTACAAAAGCTTTGA
- a CDS encoding discoidin domain-containing protein, whose protein sequence is MMQAYFIRSFLCLLLLTSAAVQAQVTVIADGPGNTYELMDQKGYGVESPDCGHAVKHINEVMDAQLGKYVFAFTLHRDLDDDRCGATDRQRIELRGKGSEQQGTQGSTSYYRWKFKLDANFQESPNFCHIMQLKAYGNGHGSGAPIITLTPRYNNKMEIGHTGLGGAVATANLSLFKGVWAEAHVKIKHDNNGTLEFVIKRLSDGVTLLSYTNNSLDMWEDGAGYGAPKFGFYRSLTSPSYLRDETIYLADICVTKGTTNLCPSGVGTACVPASASTDDGNVPANVLDNDLNTRWSASGNPQWIQLCLSSTQTVSGVQIAFYSGTTRRSNFDIQVSTNGTSFTNVATGLQSSGTSNALETFNFSPQSARYVRIVGHGNTVNAWNSYTEMKVLNGSSFVSSLGKAIADNSEALNATPNPFTQQTTVSFDLKTAGQTRLAVYDITGKVVAVLVNGNLPAGKHTIPFKCAETPPGSYILRLQHGGRSVSRKLQKL, encoded by the coding sequence ATGATGCAGGCGTACTTTATCCGTAGCTTCTTATGTTTGCTGTTATTGACCTCTGCTGCTGTACAGGCGCAGGTAACTGTTATTGCTGACGGCCCCGGCAATACTTATGAATTAATGGATCAGAAAGGATACGGTGTTGAATCCCCTGATTGCGGCCATGCTGTGAAACATATCAACGAAGTGATGGACGCACAGCTGGGTAAATATGTATTTGCTTTCACACTGCACCGCGACCTGGATGACGACCGCTGCGGCGCAACAGACAGGCAGCGGATTGAACTGAGAGGTAAAGGAAGTGAGCAGCAGGGCACGCAAGGCTCTACCAGTTATTATCGCTGGAAGTTTAAACTGGATGCTAACTTCCAGGAGTCTCCCAACTTCTGCCATATCATGCAACTGAAAGCATATGGTAATGGCCACGGCAGCGGCGCACCTATCATTACCCTCACGCCGCGTTATAACAACAAAATGGAAATAGGCCATACAGGGCTTGGTGGCGCTGTTGCCACCGCCAACCTGAGCCTGTTTAAAGGTGTTTGGGCAGAAGCCCATGTAAAGATCAAACACGATAATAACGGCACGCTGGAATTTGTGATCAAAAGACTGAGCGATGGTGTAACGCTGTTGTCTTATACCAACAACAGCCTGGATATGTGGGAAGATGGCGCTGGTTATGGTGCACCCAAATTCGGTTTTTACCGCAGCCTCACCAGTCCTTCTTACCTGCGCGATGAAACCATCTATCTTGCAGATATCTGTGTAACAAAAGGTACTACCAACCTTTGCCCCAGCGGTGTTGGAACAGCCTGTGTACCCGCCTCTGCAAGTACGGATGATGGCAACGTGCCCGCCAATGTATTGGATAACGATCTCAATACCCGTTGGTCCGCTTCCGGTAACCCGCAGTGGATCCAGCTTTGTTTGAGTTCCACACAAACCGTATCCGGCGTGCAGATTGCTTTCTATAGTGGTACTACCCGCCGCTCTAATTTTGATATCCAGGTTTCAACGAATGGCACTTCTTTCACCAATGTTGCCACCGGCCTGCAAAGCAGCGGCACCAGCAATGCGCTGGAAACATTTAACTTCTCTCCGCAGTCCGCCAGATATGTGCGCATTGTAGGGCATGGCAATACCGTAAATGCCTGGAACAGTTATACGGAGATGAAGGTATTGAATGGCAGCAGCTTTGTTTCCAGCCTGGGTAAAGCAATAGCAGACAATTCAGAAGCGTTAAACGCTACACCTAATCCATTCACACAGCAAACTACCGTGAGCTTTGATCTGAAAACCGCCGGGCAGACCAGGCTGGCTGTATATGATATTACAGGCAAGGTAGTGGCGGTGCTGGTGAACGGGAACTTACCAGCCGGTAAACATACCATTCCCTTCAAGTGTGCGGAAACACCCCCAGGATCGTACATTCTCCGGTTACAACACGGGGGCAGGTCTGTTTCCAGGAAATTACAGAAGCTCTGA
- a CDS encoding ester cyclase, with translation MKYLLAALAFISCNSSKVQELQRKIDAYEAAEKITAQRLIRMDSLDFQFYSNQQWDSLSLSHTDDVKAFYPDGSTSQGLFPAHIDLLKSQFVFAPDTKVTSHPVSFGSGEWTCVIGIVEGTFSNVMPAGDKTIAPTGKRFRFPMVTVGHWEGGKMKEEYIFYDNLGIMKQIGLAQ, from the coding sequence ATGAAATATCTTCTGGCAGCACTGGCCTTTATATCCTGTAATAGCAGCAAAGTGCAGGAATTACAAAGGAAAATAGATGCATACGAAGCGGCTGAAAAGATCACGGCACAACGCCTTATCCGTATGGACTCATTGGATTTCCAGTTTTATAGTAACCAGCAATGGGACTCTCTCAGCCTCAGTCATACGGATGACGTTAAAGCATTCTACCCCGATGGGTCTACCTCCCAGGGCCTTTTCCCGGCGCATATAGATTTGCTTAAATCCCAGTTCGTATTTGCCCCGGACACGAAGGTTACCAGCCATCCCGTAAGTTTTGGCTCCGGGGAATGGACCTGTGTGATAGGCATCGTGGAAGGCACTTTCTCCAACGTTATGCCTGCAGGCGATAAAACGATTGCTCCTACAGGTAAGCGGTTCAGGTTCCCCATGGTCACTGTCGGGCATTGGGAGGGTGGAAAGATGAAGGAGGAATATATATTCTACGACAACCTGGGGATCATGAAACAGATAGGGTTGGCGCAATAA
- a CDS encoding amidohydrolase: protein MNRSSTILITLLVSSLSLHAQDFQAQIAQKATALLPKVIEWRRYLHEHPELSNRETKTAEYVAAHLRSLGIEVQTGIAKTGVVGLLKGGKPGPVVALRADMDALPVLEKADVPFKSTVTAEYLGQTVPVMHACGHDSHVAILMGTAEVLAAMKKDLPGTVKFIFQPAEEGPPGTEEGGAPLMVKEGVMENPVVDAIFGLHISSSIEIGKIQYKQGAMMASSDWFTIAIKGKPSHGSSPWNSIDPIVVGTQIINSLQTIVSRQANIVDAPVVITVGKFHSGVRSNIIPEEALLEGTIRTLDSKMQTDVHERIRRTATKIAEASNAQATVTIDKKTLVTFNDSALVSRMLPSLQKAAGNGKVSIMNWVTGAEDFSFYGTKAPAFFFYLGGMPKGKDPKQAPSHHTPDFYIDDSMLDVGVKAFCNLVFDYKKK from the coding sequence ATGAACAGATCATCAACCATCCTGATCACCCTTCTTGTATCCTCTTTATCCCTGCATGCGCAGGACTTCCAGGCACAGATCGCACAAAAGGCCACTGCGCTTTTACCTAAGGTTATTGAATGGCGGAGATACCTTCATGAACACCCGGAACTTTCCAACCGTGAAACCAAAACTGCAGAATACGTTGCAGCACATTTGCGCAGCTTAGGTATTGAAGTGCAGACAGGCATCGCCAAAACCGGCGTGGTAGGTTTGCTGAAAGGCGGCAAACCAGGGCCTGTTGTTGCCCTGCGTGCGGATATGGATGCGTTACCCGTATTGGAGAAAGCGGATGTTCCTTTTAAATCCACTGTTACCGCAGAATACCTGGGGCAAACAGTTCCCGTGATGCATGCCTGTGGACACGATAGTCATGTTGCCATTCTAATGGGCACTGCGGAGGTGCTGGCGGCGATGAAGAAGGATCTCCCCGGTACTGTTAAGTTTATCTTTCAGCCGGCAGAAGAAGGCCCTCCGGGCACAGAAGAAGGCGGCGCTCCCCTGATGGTGAAAGAAGGAGTGATGGAAAATCCTGTGGTGGATGCCATATTCGGATTACATATCAGCTCTTCCATTGAGATAGGAAAGATCCAGTATAAACAGGGAGCAATGATGGCTTCTTCTGACTGGTTCACCATTGCCATTAAAGGAAAACCATCACATGGCTCCTCTCCCTGGAACAGTATAGATCCTATTGTTGTGGGCACACAGATCATCAACAGCCTGCAAACCATTGTAAGCCGCCAGGCTAATATTGTGGATGCGCCGGTGGTGATCACAGTGGGTAAATTCCATTCCGGTGTAAGGAGTAATATCATTCCGGAAGAAGCATTACTGGAGGGTACTATCCGCACGCTGGACAGTAAAATGCAAACGGATGTGCATGAACGTATCCGCCGTACGGCAACCAAAATAGCAGAAGCTTCCAACGCACAGGCCACTGTTACCATAGATAAGAAAACGCTGGTCACCTTTAATGACTCCGCATTGGTATCCCGCATGCTCCCCTCTTTACAGAAAGCGGCAGGTAATGGTAAAGTGAGTATCATGAACTGGGTAACGGGTGCAGAAGATTTTTCTTTCTATGGTACTAAAGCACCTGCTTTCTTTTTCTACCTGGGTGGTATGCCCAAAGGCAAAGATCCCAAACAGGCTCCCAGCCACCATACACCGGATTTTTACATTGACGATAGTATGCTGGATGTGGGTGTGAAAGCATTCTGTAATCTCGTTTTTGATTATAAGAAGAAATAA
- the dnaK gene encoding molecular chaperone DnaK yields MGKIIGIDLGTTNSCVAVMEGNEPVVIANDEGRRTTPSVVAFLKNGERKVGDPAKRQAITNPINTIMSVKRFMGRHYDEVSSELNHVSYKVTKGDNNTTRIDIDGRLYTPQEISAMILQKMKKTAEDYLGQEVTEAVITVPAYFNDAQRQATKEAGEIAGLTVRRIINEPTAAALAYGLDKKHNDSMIAVFDLGGGTFDISILELGDGVFEVKSTNGDTHLGGDDFDKVIMDWLADEFKKDEAVDLHKDPMSWQRLKEASEKAKIELSSSQETEINLPYITAVDGVPKHLVKKLTRAKFEQLSDSLIQRTLEPCKKALADSGLDLSRIDEVILVGGSTRIPKIQEVVEKFFGKKPNRGVNPDEVVAIGAAIQGGVLTGEVKDVLLLDVTPLSLGIETMGGVFTKLIESNTTIPTKKSEVFSTAADNQPSVEIHVLQGERPLASQNRTLGKFILNDLPPAQRGVPKIEVIFDIDANGILHVTAKDQGTGKSQNIRIEAGSGLSKEEIEKMKAEAKANESEDKLAREKIEKVNQAESLVFQTEKQLKEYGDKIPAEKKAPIESALEKVREAVKTQDLAQIDATTAELNNAWTAASEEMYKATQGQPGADGGAQAGAQQGSAGQQGAAGDTVTDAEFEEVK; encoded by the coding sequence ATGGGAAAAATCATAGGTATTGACTTAGGAACTACCAACTCTTGCGTTGCCGTAATGGAAGGTAACGAACCGGTAGTTATTGCCAACGATGAAGGCCGCCGTACAACGCCTTCCGTTGTTGCATTTTTAAAGAACGGCGAAAGGAAAGTAGGTGATCCGGCTAAACGCCAGGCCATTACTAATCCTATCAACACTATCATGTCTGTGAAGCGTTTTATGGGTCGCCATTACGATGAAGTATCCAGCGAACTGAATCACGTGAGTTACAAAGTGACAAAAGGCGATAATAACACTACACGTATTGATATAGACGGCAGATTATACACTCCGCAGGAAATCTCTGCCATGATCCTGCAAAAAATGAAGAAAACTGCGGAAGATTACCTGGGCCAGGAAGTAACGGAAGCCGTTATCACTGTTCCGGCGTACTTCAACGACGCGCAACGCCAGGCAACGAAAGAAGCCGGTGAAATTGCCGGTCTTACCGTTCGCAGGATCATCAACGAACCTACCGCAGCCGCACTGGCTTACGGTTTGGATAAGAAACATAACGATAGCATGATCGCCGTGTTTGACCTTGGTGGTGGTACTTTCGATATCTCTATCCTCGAACTGGGTGATGGCGTATTCGAAGTAAAATCTACCAATGGTGATACCCATCTGGGTGGTGATGACTTTGATAAAGTGATCATGGACTGGCTGGCAGATGAATTCAAGAAAGACGAAGCAGTAGATCTGCATAAAGATCCAATGAGCTGGCAGCGTTTGAAAGAAGCTTCCGAGAAAGCGAAGATCGAATTATCTTCTTCCCAGGAAACCGAGATCAATCTGCCATACATCACTGCAGTAGACGGTGTACCTAAACACCTTGTAAAGAAACTCACCCGCGCTAAATTTGAGCAACTGAGCGATAGCCTGATCCAAAGAACGCTGGAACCATGTAAGAAAGCCCTGGCCGATTCCGGTCTCGACCTTTCCAGGATCGATGAAGTGATCCTCGTAGGTGGTTCTACCCGTATTCCAAAGATCCAGGAAGTAGTAGAGAAATTCTTTGGTAAAAAGCCGAACAGAGGCGTGAACCCGGATGAAGTAGTAGCCATTGGTGCTGCTATCCAGGGTGGTGTACTCACCGGTGAAGTGAAGGATGTGTTGTTGCTGGACGTTACACCATTGTCCCTCGGTATCGAAACCATGGGCGGTGTGTTCACCAAACTGATCGAATCCAACACTACCATTCCTACCAAGAAGAGTGAGGTATTCTCCACCGCTGCTGATAACCAGCCAAGCGTAGAGATCCATGTACTGCAAGGTGAAAGGCCTTTAGCTTCTCAGAACAGAACGCTGGGTAAATTCATCCTGAACGATCTGCCACCTGCACAACGTGGTGTGCCGAAGATCGAAGTGATCTTTGACATTGATGCCAACGGTATCCTCCATGTAACAGCTAAAGATCAGGGCACTGGTAAATCTCAGAACATCCGTATCGAAGCCGGTAGCGGTTTGAGCAAGGAAGAGATTGAAAAGATGAAGGCAGAAGCGAAAGCAAATGAGTCTGAAGATAAACTGGCACGTGAGAAGATCGAAAAAGTGAACCAGGCTGAAAGCTTAGTATTCCAAACAGAGAAACAACTGAAAGAATACGGCGATAAAATTCCTGCTGAGAAGAAAGCGCCTATCGAATCCGCACTGGAGAAAGTTCGTGAAGCGGTGAAAACACAGGATCTGGCACAGATCGATGCTACCACTGCAGAATTGAATAATGCATGGACAGCTGCTTCTGAAGAAATGTACAAAGCCACACAAGGCCAGCCAGGCGCTGATGGCGGAGCACAGGCAGGTGCACAACAAGGTAGTGCTGGTCAGCAGGGTGCTGCCGGTGATACCGTAACAGATGCAGAATTTGAAGAAGTGAAGTAA